A single region of the Streptomyces vilmorinianum genome encodes:
- a CDS encoding carbohydrate ABC transporter permease has protein sequence MAVDTSSQSAVKAAGVDARGRHRGTGTSGGKVRRSLTTHWYAWAMVAPVTVVIAVIIGYPLVRGIYLSLTDANERNVARSIGVNQIPATYEFVGLDNYVDALTGSQFLGTLGWTLVWTVSCVSVTFALGLALANILNRKIAGRSVYRMLLILPWAVPGFVSVFAWRFLYNQDNGLLNKLLAGGGIDAVPWLNDPTWAKFSVIAVNVWLGVPFMMVALLGGLQSIPGELYEAAEMDGANAWQRFRHITLPGLRSVSTTVILLSTIWTFNMFPVIFLLTRGGPGEATQILVTQAYKFSFEISPRDFAQSSTWGVLILILLMAFAAVYRRVLRKQGEVW, from the coding sequence ATGGCTGTGGACACCAGCAGCCAGTCGGCGGTGAAGGCCGCGGGCGTCGACGCCCGCGGCCGGCACCGTGGTACTGGCACGTCCGGCGGCAAGGTCCGTCGTTCTCTCACCACCCACTGGTACGCCTGGGCGATGGTCGCCCCGGTGACCGTGGTGATCGCCGTGATCATCGGCTACCCGCTGGTCCGGGGGATCTACCTCTCGCTCACCGACGCGAACGAGCGCAACGTCGCGCGCAGCATCGGCGTCAACCAGATTCCCGCGACCTACGAGTTCGTGGGCCTCGACAACTACGTCGACGCGCTCACCGGGAGCCAGTTCCTCGGAACCCTCGGCTGGACGCTGGTGTGGACGGTGTCCTGTGTCTCCGTCACCTTCGCCCTCGGCCTGGCCCTCGCCAACATCCTCAACCGGAAGATCGCCGGCCGCTCCGTCTACCGGATGCTGCTGATCCTCCCCTGGGCCGTGCCCGGCTTCGTCTCCGTGTTCGCCTGGCGCTTCCTGTACAACCAGGACAACGGTCTGCTCAACAAGCTGCTCGCGGGCGGCGGCATCGACGCCGTGCCGTGGCTCAACGACCCCACCTGGGCCAAGTTCTCGGTCATCGCCGTCAACGTCTGGCTCGGTGTGCCGTTCATGATGGTCGCCCTCCTCGGCGGACTGCAGTCCATCCCCGGCGAGCTCTACGAGGCCGCCGAGATGGACGGCGCGAACGCCTGGCAGCGCTTCCGCCACATCACCCTGCCCGGGCTGCGGTCCGTGTCCACCACGGTGATCCTGCTGAGCACCATCTGGACGTTCAACATGTTCCCGGTGATCTTCCTGCTCACCCGGGGCGGGCCCGGCGAGGCCACCCAGATCCTGGTCACCCAGGCGTACAAGTTCTCCTTCGAGATCAGCCCCCGTGACTTCGCCCAGTCGTCCACCTGGGGCGTCCTGATCCTGATCCTCCTGATGGCCTTCGCCGCGGTCTACCGGCGAGTCCTCCGCAAGCAGGGAGAAGTCTGGTGA
- a CDS encoding carbohydrate-binding module family 20 domain-containing protein: protein MARKTVAAALAFVAGAAVAVTAPAPAQAAPPGEKDVTAVMFEWKFASVAKACTDQLGPAGYGYVQVSPPQERIQGSTWWTAYQPVSYKIAGPLGDRTAFKNMIDTCHAAGVKVVADTVINHMANASGTGTGGTSFSKYDYPGLYSGADMDDCRATISNYQDRADVQNCELVQLPDLDTGEDWVRGRIAAYMNDLLSLGVDGFRVDAAKHMPAADLANIKSRLSNPGVYWKQEAIYGAGEAVSPSEYLGNGDVQEFRYARDLKRIFGSEKLAYLSNFGESWGYMASGKSGVFVDNHDTERGGDTLNYTYGSAYTLASVFMLAWPYGSPDVHSGYEWSDKDAGAPNGGQVNACYSDGWKCQHAWREIASMVGFRNAARGTAVGNWWDNGNNAIAFGRGDKAYVAINHEGSSLTRTFQTGLPAGTYCDVQSNTAVTVNASGQVTATLGAHTAVALHVGAKDCGTAPAVAGASFNVTATTSVGQNIYVTGNRAELGNWSPSAALKLDPAAYPVWKLTVSLPAGTSFEYKYIRKDAAGNVTWESGANRVATVPPSGQVVLTDTFRP from the coding sequence ATGGCCAGAAAGACCGTGGCCGCTGCACTCGCCTTCGTGGCGGGAGCCGCTGTGGCCGTCACGGCACCTGCCCCCGCGCAGGCCGCCCCACCCGGCGAGAAGGACGTCACCGCGGTGATGTTCGAGTGGAAGTTCGCCTCTGTCGCCAAGGCCTGCACGGACCAGCTCGGTCCGGCCGGCTACGGCTACGTCCAGGTCTCACCGCCCCAGGAACGCATCCAGGGCTCCACATGGTGGACCGCGTACCAGCCGGTCAGCTACAAGATCGCCGGGCCCCTCGGCGACCGCACGGCCTTCAAGAACATGATCGACACCTGTCACGCGGCGGGCGTGAAGGTCGTCGCGGACACGGTCATCAACCACATGGCGAACGCGTCGGGTACGGGAACGGGCGGGACCTCGTTCTCCAAGTACGACTACCCGGGCCTCTACTCGGGCGCCGACATGGACGACTGCCGGGCCACCATCTCGAACTACCAGGACCGGGCTGACGTCCAGAACTGCGAGCTCGTCCAGCTGCCGGACCTCGACACCGGCGAGGACTGGGTACGCGGCCGGATCGCCGCGTACATGAACGACCTGCTCTCGCTCGGCGTGGACGGCTTCCGCGTCGACGCCGCCAAGCACATGCCGGCCGCGGACCTCGCGAACATCAAGTCGCGGCTCAGCAACCCCGGCGTGTACTGGAAGCAGGAGGCGATATACGGCGCGGGCGAGGCGGTCTCGCCCAGCGAATACCTCGGCAACGGAGACGTGCAGGAGTTCCGCTACGCGCGGGACCTCAAGCGGATCTTCGGCTCGGAGAAGCTCGCCTACCTGAGCAACTTCGGCGAGAGCTGGGGTTACATGGCGAGCGGCAAGTCCGGTGTCTTCGTCGACAACCACGACACCGAGCGCGGCGGCGACACCCTCAACTACACGTACGGGTCCGCCTACACGCTCGCCTCGGTCTTCATGCTCGCCTGGCCCTACGGCTCCCCGGACGTCCACTCCGGCTACGAGTGGTCCGACAAGGACGCGGGCGCGCCGAACGGCGGCCAGGTGAACGCCTGCTACAGCGACGGCTGGAAGTGCCAGCACGCCTGGCGCGAGATCGCCTCGATGGTCGGCTTCCGCAACGCGGCGCGTGGCACGGCGGTCGGCAACTGGTGGGACAACGGCAACAACGCGATCGCGTTCGGCCGGGGCGACAAGGCGTACGTGGCGATCAACCACGAGGGCTCGTCGCTCACCCGCACCTTCCAGACCGGGCTGCCGGCCGGCACGTACTGCGACGTGCAGAGCAACACGGCGGTGACGGTGAACGCGTCCGGCCAGGTCACGGCCACGCTCGGCGCGCACACGGCGGTCGCGCTGCACGTCGGCGCGAAGGACTGCGGGACGGCGCCGGCGGTGGCTGGTGCCTCCTTCAACGTCACCGCGACGACGTCCGTGGGCCAGAACATCTACGTCACGGGCAACCGCGCCGAACTGGGCAACTGGTCCCCGTCGGCGGCCCTGAAGCTCGACCCGGCCGCGTACCCGGTCTGGAAGCTGACGGTCTCCCTGCCCGCGGGCACGTCCTTCGAGTACAAGTACATCCGCAAGGACGCGGCGGGCAACGTGACGTGGGAATCGGGCGCCAACCGCGTCGCGACGGTCCCGCCGTCGGGCCAGGTCGTCCTGACGGACACGTTCCGCCCCTGA
- a CDS encoding extracellular solute-binding protein, whose translation MRRGIAATALVAALGVTLAACGSGDGSNGGGSKSSGELSGTVTWWDTSSVGSEDKVFKKLAEDFTKKHPKVTVKYVNVPFGEAQNKFKNAAQSGNGAPDVIRSEVAWTPDFANLGYLAPLDGTAALKDDKDFLKQAAASTKYNGKTYGVPQVIDSMGIFYNKKIFKEAGVEAPKSIAELKTVAAKIKEKTGKTGLYLRGDDAYWFLSFLYGEGGDLVNADSKTVTVDNAAGVKAMATVKDLVTSGAAKTDATDGWNNMQTAFKEGKVAMMINGPWAVADTFAGKEFADKANLGIATVPAGSAGQGAPQGGHNLAVYAGSKNLDASYAFVEYMTSVEAQATAAKELSLLPTRESVYIKPDVASNEMIGFFKPVVDKAVERPWIPEAGSLFAPLQTEYTKVLTGQTTPEAGAKATGDAYRKLLKDWK comes from the coding sequence ATGCGGCGTGGCATAGCAGCCACCGCGCTGGTCGCGGCCCTGGGCGTGACCCTGGCGGCGTGCGGAAGCGGCGACGGTTCCAACGGCGGCGGCTCGAAGAGCTCGGGCGAGCTCTCCGGCACGGTCACCTGGTGGGACACGTCGAGCGTCGGCAGCGAGGACAAGGTCTTCAAGAAGCTGGCCGAGGACTTCACCAAGAAGCACCCGAAGGTCACCGTCAAGTACGTGAACGTGCCGTTCGGTGAGGCGCAGAACAAGTTCAAGAACGCCGCCCAGTCCGGCAACGGCGCTCCCGACGTCATCCGCTCCGAGGTCGCCTGGACCCCGGACTTCGCCAACCTCGGCTACCTCGCGCCGCTGGACGGCACGGCCGCCCTGAAGGACGACAAGGACTTCCTCAAGCAGGCCGCCGCCTCCACCAAGTACAACGGCAAGACCTACGGCGTCCCGCAGGTCATCGACTCCATGGGCATCTTCTACAACAAGAAGATCTTCAAGGAGGCCGGTGTCGAGGCGCCCAAGTCGATCGCCGAACTGAAGACCGTCGCCGCCAAGATCAAGGAGAAGACCGGCAAGACCGGTCTCTACCTGCGCGGCGACGACGCCTACTGGTTCCTCTCCTTCCTGTACGGCGAGGGCGGCGACCTGGTCAACGCCGACAGCAAGACCGTCACCGTCGACAACGCCGCCGGTGTGAAGGCCATGGCCACGGTCAAGGACCTGGTCACCTCCGGTGCCGCCAAGACCGACGCCACCGACGGCTGGAACAACATGCAGACCGCCTTCAAGGAAGGCAAGGTCGCCATGATGATCAACGGCCCGTGGGCCGTCGCCGACACCTTCGCGGGCAAGGAGTTCGCCGACAAGGCGAACCTGGGCATCGCCACGGTCCCCGCCGGCTCCGCCGGCCAGGGCGCCCCGCAGGGCGGTCACAACCTCGCCGTCTACGCGGGCTCCAAGAACCTGGACGCCTCGTACGCCTTCGTCGAGTACATGACCTCCGTCGAGGCGCAGGCCACCGCCGCCAAGGAGCTCAGCCTGCTCCCGACCCGCGAGTCCGTCTACATCAAGCCGGACGTGGCGAGCAACGAGATGATCGGCTTCTTCAAGCCGGTCGTCGACAAGGCCGTCGAGCGCCCCTGGATCCCGGAGGCCGGCAGCCTCTTCGCGCCGCTGCAGACCGAGTACACCAAGGTCCTGACCGGCCAGACCACCCCGGAAGCGGGAGCCAAGGCGACCGGTGACGCCTACCGCAAGCTCCTGAAGGACTGGAAGTAA
- a CDS encoding LacI family DNA-binding transcriptional regulator yields MGGVTIPLPRGAGNGAPRLADIAAQSGVSEATVSRVLNGKAGVAGATRHRVLAALDVLGYERPVRLKRRSAGLVGLLVPELTNPIFPAFAQVIEQVLAGHGYTPVLCTQMPGGATEDELVEQLEERGVTGIIFLSGLHADATADPERYVRLAARGVPFVLINGFNERVDANFVSPDDRAAARMAVRHLVELGHERIGLATGPTRYVPSRRKAEGFAAELHHQLGIERAEAERYVRPTLFGVEGGHAAADILLDQGCTGIVCGSDLMALGAIRAVRARGLDVPRDVSVVGFDDSPLIAFTDPPLTTVRQPVQAMATAAVGALLEEVEGNPVQRTEFVFQPELVVRGSTAQPPPSQLIA; encoded by the coding sequence GTGGGCGGTGTGACGATCCCCCTGCCGCGGGGCGCCGGGAACGGCGCCCCGCGGCTCGCGGACATCGCGGCCCAGTCGGGCGTCAGCGAGGCCACCGTCAGCCGCGTCCTCAACGGCAAGGCGGGCGTGGCCGGCGCGACCCGGCACCGCGTCCTGGCCGCGCTCGACGTGCTCGGCTACGAGCGTCCCGTACGGCTCAAACGCCGCAGCGCGGGCCTGGTCGGCCTGCTCGTGCCCGAGCTGACCAACCCGATCTTCCCGGCCTTCGCCCAGGTCATCGAACAGGTCCTGGCCGGGCACGGCTACACCCCGGTGCTCTGCACCCAGATGCCCGGCGGTGCCACCGAGGACGAGCTGGTCGAGCAGCTGGAGGAGCGCGGCGTCACCGGCATCATCTTCCTCTCCGGGCTGCACGCGGACGCCACCGCCGACCCCGAGCGGTACGTCCGGCTGGCCGCGCGGGGCGTCCCGTTCGTCCTCATCAACGGCTTCAACGAACGGGTCGACGCCAACTTCGTCTCGCCCGACGACCGGGCGGCGGCGCGGATGGCCGTACGGCACCTGGTCGAGCTGGGCCACGAGCGCATCGGCCTCGCGACCGGCCCGACCCGTTACGTACCCTCGCGCCGCAAGGCGGAGGGCTTCGCCGCCGAGCTGCACCACCAGCTCGGGATCGAGCGGGCCGAGGCCGAACGGTACGTCCGCCCCACGCTGTTCGGTGTCGAGGGCGGGCACGCGGCCGCCGACATCCTGCTCGACCAGGGCTGCACCGGGATCGTCTGCGGCTCCGACCTGATGGCGCTCGGCGCGATCCGCGCCGTCCGCGCCCGGGGCCTCGACGTGCCCCGCGACGTGTCGGTGGTCGGCTTCGACGACTCGCCGCTCATCGCCTTCACGGACCCGCCGCTCACCACCGTGCGCCAGCCGGTGCAGGCGATGGCGACGGCGGCGGTGGGGGCGCTCCTGGAGGAGGTCGAGGGCAACCCCGTGCAGCGCACGGAGTTCGTCTTCCAGCCGGAGCTGGTGGTACGGGGCTCGACGGCGCAACCGCCGCCCTCGCAACTCATTGCGTAA
- a CDS encoding sugar ABC transporter permease has translation MVTTAQTTTPQANAPLRGRRSPLASIGLHTTLIVASVIAVFPVLWVLLTSLKPAKYATTTDFFKETTLANYTDLLENTEFLTWFGNSLLIAALTTLLGVFIAATTGYAVSRFRFPGKRGLMWTLLITQMFPVAVLIVPIYNIMSSLGLLNKAAGLVITYLTIAVPFCAWMMKGFFDTIPREIDESGQVDGLNPFGTFWRLILPLAKPGLAVTAFYSFITAWGEVAYASAFMVGDENLTLAGGLQKFVNQYGAQWGPMSAASVLIAVPAALVFLVAQRHLVTGMSAGAVKG, from the coding sequence CTGGTGACCACCGCACAGACCACCACGCCCCAGGCCAACGCCCCGCTCCGCGGCCGCCGTTCGCCGCTCGCCTCGATCGGGCTGCACACCACCCTGATCGTCGCCTCCGTGATCGCCGTCTTCCCGGTGCTGTGGGTCCTGCTCACCTCGCTGAAGCCGGCGAAGTACGCGACCACGACCGACTTCTTCAAGGAGACGACGCTCGCGAACTACACGGACCTGCTCGAGAACACCGAGTTCCTCACCTGGTTCGGCAACTCGCTGCTCATCGCGGCCCTCACCACGCTCCTCGGCGTCTTCATCGCCGCCACCACCGGCTACGCCGTCAGCCGCTTCCGGTTCCCCGGCAAGCGCGGACTGATGTGGACGCTGCTGATCACCCAGATGTTCCCGGTCGCCGTCCTGATCGTGCCGATCTACAACATCATGTCGTCGCTCGGACTGCTCAACAAGGCGGCCGGTCTGGTCATCACGTACCTCACCATCGCCGTCCCGTTCTGCGCCTGGATGATGAAGGGCTTCTTCGACACCATCCCGCGCGAGATCGACGAGTCGGGCCAGGTCGACGGACTCAACCCGTTCGGCACCTTCTGGCGGCTGATCCTGCCGCTCGCCAAGCCCGGCCTCGCGGTGACCGCGTTCTACTCCTTCATCACCGCCTGGGGCGAGGTCGCCTACGCCTCCGCCTTCATGGTCGGCGACGAGAACCTCACCCTGGCCGGCGGTCTGCAGAAGTTCGTCAACCAGTACGGCGCCCAGTGGGGGCCGATGTCCGCGGCCTCCGTTCTCATCGCCGTCCCGGCGGCGCTGGTGTTCCTCGTCGCCCAGCGGCACCTGGTGACCGGCATGTCCGCCGGCGCTGTCAAGGGCTGA
- a CDS encoding glycoside hydrolase family 13 protein translates to MTQHLAAPAAAPTTGTHTGWWRDAVIYQVYPRSFADGNGDGMGDLEGIRGRLPYLKELGVDAVWLSPFYASPQADAGYDVADYRAIDPMFGSLLDADALIREAHELGLRIIVDLVPNHSSDQHEWFQRALREGPGSPLRERYHFRPGKGENGELPPNDWESIFGGPAWTRVEEPDGTPGEWYLHLFAPEQPDFNWEHPAVRDEFRSILRFWLDMGVDGFRVDVAHGLVKAAGLPDIGAHDQLKLLGNDVMPFFDQDGVHEIYRSWRQVLSEYDGERVLVAEAWTPTVERTANYVRPDEMHQAFNFQYLGTHWDAAELRRVIDASLAAMRPVGAPTTWVLSNHDVTRHATRFANPAGLGTQLRTPGDRELGLRRARAATLLMLALPGSAYVYQGEELGLPDVTDLPDEVRQDPSFFRATGQDGFRDGCRVPIPWTVEGSSYGFGSGGSWLPQPTTWGGLSVEAQAGDPGSTLELYRSALAVRRERPELGAGEGVEWLEAPEGVLSFRRDGFVCTANTTGRAISVPLPGRFLLSNEPISHGEGIVELPADTTVWWAV, encoded by the coding sequence ATGACCCAGCACCTCGCTGCCCCCGCCGCCGCCCCGACCACCGGCACGCACACGGGCTGGTGGAGAGACGCGGTGATCTACCAGGTCTATCCGCGCAGCTTCGCCGACGGAAACGGCGACGGCATGGGAGACCTGGAGGGCATCCGCGGCCGGCTGCCGTACCTGAAGGAGCTCGGCGTCGACGCCGTCTGGCTCAGCCCGTTCTACGCTTCCCCGCAGGCCGACGCCGGTTACGACGTCGCCGACTACCGGGCCATCGACCCGATGTTCGGCAGCCTCCTCGACGCCGACGCGCTCATCCGCGAGGCGCACGAGCTGGGCCTGCGGATCATCGTCGACCTGGTGCCCAACCACTCCTCCGACCAGCACGAGTGGTTCCAGCGCGCGCTGCGCGAGGGCCCCGGCTCCCCGCTGCGCGAGCGCTACCACTTCCGCCCGGGCAAGGGGGAGAACGGCGAACTGCCGCCCAACGACTGGGAGTCCATCTTCGGCGGCCCGGCGTGGACGCGCGTGGAGGAGCCCGACGGCACCCCCGGTGAGTGGTACCTGCACCTCTTCGCGCCCGAGCAGCCGGACTTCAACTGGGAGCACCCGGCCGTACGCGACGAGTTCCGCTCCATCCTGCGCTTCTGGCTCGACATGGGCGTCGACGGCTTCCGCGTCGACGTCGCCCACGGTCTGGTCAAGGCCGCCGGCCTGCCCGACATCGGCGCCCACGACCAGCTCAAGCTGCTCGGCAACGACGTCATGCCGTTCTTCGACCAGGACGGTGTCCACGAGATCTACCGCTCCTGGCGGCAGGTCCTGAGCGAGTACGACGGGGAGCGCGTCCTCGTCGCCGAGGCGTGGACCCCGACCGTCGAGCGCACCGCGAACTACGTGCGCCCCGACGAGATGCACCAGGCCTTCAACTTCCAGTACTTGGGCACCCACTGGGACGCCGCCGAGCTGCGCCGCGTCATCGACGCCTCGCTCGCCGCGATGCGCCCGGTCGGCGCCCCGACGACCTGGGTGCTCTCCAACCACGACGTCACCCGGCACGCCACCCGCTTCGCCAACCCGGCGGGCCTCGGCACCCAGCTGCGCACCCCGGGCGACCGTGAGCTGGGCCTGCGCCGGGCCCGGGCCGCGACGCTGCTGATGCTGGCGCTGCCCGGATCGGCGTACGTCTACCAGGGCGAGGAGCTCGGCCTGCCGGACGTCACCGACCTGCCGGACGAGGTCCGCCAGGACCCGTCGTTCTTCCGGGCCACCGGCCAGGACGGCTTCCGCGACGGCTGCCGGGTACCCATCCCGTGGACCGTCGAGGGCTCCTCGTACGGCTTCGGCAGCGGCGGCAGCTGGCTGCCGCAGCCCACCACCTGGGGCGGGCTCAGCGTCGAGGCGCAGGCCGGGGACCCCGGCTCCACCCTGGAGCTGTACCGCAGCGCGCTCGCCGTGCGGCGCGAGCGGCCAGAGCTCGGTGCGGGCGAGGGCGTCGAGTGGCTGGAGGCACCTGAGGGTGTGCTCTCCTTCCGCCGCGACGGCTTCGTCTGCACCGCCAACACCACCGGCCGGGCCATCTCCGTCCCGCTGCCCGGCCGGTTCCTCCTCTCCAACGAGCCGATCTCCCACGGGGAAGGCATCGTGGAGCTGCCCGCCGACACCACGGTCTGGTGGGCGGTGTGA